Genomic window (Pirellulaceae bacterium):
AGCAGAGCTGACAGGGTCTAGAATCGACCGAGATGAATCGGGCCCAAAAAAAGCGATCTTCCAATAATTTTGGAAGATCGCTTTACCATCTGTCTTGGGGGCGGTAACCATCCACCGAGGTGAAGGGTTACCCAATAGTTAAAACTACGAGACAACCTGCGGGGAACGAGGTCCGGCAGCTCGCACTGCCGCACTGACTCCTTCCGAGTAGGTCTTAAAATTCTCATGGAACAAACGGGCAAGCTTAGCTGCGACTTGGTCGTAGGCCTCTGAATCCGCCCAAGTGTTACGAGGAACGAGGATTTCATCCGGGACACCTGGACATTTCTTCACGACATCCAGCCCAAAGAAGGGCTCACGTTCAACAGGAGCATTAGACAGGTCGCCGCAATGCACTGCATTAACAATTGCGCGTGTGTAGGCAAGCTTAATTCGCTCACCAACGCCATGAGAACCTCCGCTCCAGCCGGTGTTGATTAACCAGACATTGGCGTTACTTTTCACGATTTTTTTCGACAACAATTCAGCATATTTGCCTGGATGCCAAACGAGAAATGGTCCGCCAAAGCAAGGCGAAAAAGTCGCCTCAGGTTCAGTCACACCTACTTCTGTACCGGCGACTTTCGCCGTGTACCCGCTGATGAAGTGGTATTCAGCCTGTTCGGGAGTCAGCCGACTGACAGGCGGCAAGACCCCGAATGCATCACAAGTCAAAAACACGATATCCGTGGGATGATCGGCCATACAGGGAATTCGCGCATTTGAAATAAATTCAATCGGATAGGATCCGCGGGTATTCTCGGTGATGCTTGAGTTGGCAAAATCAACGTGGTGATCCGCCTCGTCATAAACGACATTCTCTAGAACCGCACCGTACTTGAGCGCGTCAAAAATATCAGGTTCGGCTTCGCAGGTTAGATAGATGGCTTTCGCGTAGCAGCCTCCTTCGATATTAAAAATCCCGCTGTCGGTCCAACAGTGCTCGTCATCACCAATCAATTGACGATTGGGATCTGCTGAGAGTGTCGTCTTCCCAGTCCCTGAAAGTCCGAACAATATCGACGATTCACCGGTCTTCGGATTAGCAGTCGCCGAACAGTGCATCGGCAATACGTCCTGTTTCGGCATGAGATAATTGGCAAGCGTAAAAACAGCTTTTTTCATTTCGCCGGCATATTGAGTGCCCAAAATCACAACCTCACGACGTTCAAGGCTTAAATCGACACTCGTCTTGGACGTCATGCTTTCCGTGTAACGATTGGCGGGGAAAGCACCGGAGTTCAAGATCACACAGTCCGGCTCACCAAAATCTTCTAATTCTTCGCGGGTCGGGCGAATCAACATATTGTGCATAAAGAGTGCATGATAGGGACGGGCACAAATGACACGCACTTTTAAACGGTACGCCGGATCCCAACCGGCAAAAGCATCGACGACATAGAGCCGTTCACGGGTGTTCAAATAATCGATCGCCCGTTCTCGATTGACGTAAAACACATTTTCGTCGAGACCAATATTGATCGGCCCCCACCATACGTCATCGGCCGAATCAGGATGACGTACGACTCGCTTGTCTTTGGGTGACCGCCCGGTTTTGTCACCGGAATAGGCTATTAACGCTCCCGTATCAGACAGGGTCGCACCCTTTTCATAGCGTAGTGACTCTTGATACAGCTCAGCCGGAGAAACATTTCGCAACACTTTGTCGACGTCGATTCCATACTCGTGTAAGTCAAACATTCTCGTTACCCTCTTCTGA
Coding sequences:
- the pckA gene encoding phosphoenolpyruvate carboxykinase (ATP) produces the protein MFDLHEYGIDVDKVLRNVSPAELYQESLRYEKGATLSDTGALIAYSGDKTGRSPKDKRVVRHPDSADDVWWGPINIGLDENVFYVNRERAIDYLNTRERLYVVDAFAGWDPAYRLKVRVICARPYHALFMHNMLIRPTREELEDFGEPDCVILNSGAFPANRYTESMTSKTSVDLSLERREVVILGTQYAGEMKKAVFTLANYLMPKQDVLPMHCSATANPKTGESSILFGLSGTGKTTLSADPNRQLIGDDEHCWTDSGIFNIEGGCYAKAIYLTCEAEPDIFDALKYGAVLENVVYDEADHHVDFANSSITENTRGSYPIEFISNARIPCMADHPTDIVFLTCDAFGVLPPVSRLTPEQAEYHFISGYTAKVAGTEVGVTEPEATFSPCFGGPFLVWHPGKYAELLSKKIVKSNANVWLINTGWSGGSHGVGERIKLAYTRAIVNAVHCGDLSNAPVEREPFFGLDVVKKCPGVPDEILVPRNTWADSEAYDQVAAKLARLFHENFKTYSEGVSAAVRAAGPRSPQVVS